A region of Peromyscus maniculatus bairdii isolate BWxNUB_F1_BW_parent chromosome 7, HU_Pman_BW_mat_3.1, whole genome shotgun sequence DNA encodes the following proteins:
- the Ccdc159 gene encoding coiled-coil domain-containing protein 159 isoform X7 has product MCDPLLAGLPRDPDYCVSHLRSPPSLSITSWPANQKRGSSSDRALDCMTRWSRTLEPEIVNATSEQTPRIVDWGPEWDSASQPHEAASYSNLDLHKEHCHDQELVKRNHSPTKKSPEPGSSKVKVKNAMLIPDAQKLLRCELESLRTQLQAQTKAFEFLNHSVTMLEKESCLQQIKIQQLEEVLSPTSRQGEKEGQKWGTEQSRQELYGALAQGLQGLQKTLRDGEEMQRSRTARCLQLLAQEIRDSKKFLWEELELVREEVTFIYQKLQAQEDEISENLLNIQKVQKTQVKCRKVLTKMKQQAYEPSSWPEAEEGPLESSGCWKDDLQKELSDIWSAVHSLQSSIDCLALSVGTKPRASSLRGSKEHRCLSSQYPSWDSDSDWERPFSKSGSYPPGTDPPQPLTIPYHLAPL; this is encoded by the exons ATGTG CGACCCTCTTTTGGCTGGCCTGCCCCGGGACCCTGACTACTGTGTATCTCATCTCCGCTCACCTCCTTCACTCTCCATCACATCTTGGCCTGCCAACCAGAAGAGGG GGTCCTCCTCAGACAGGGCTTTGGACTGTATGACCCGCTGGTCCAGGACCTTGGAGCCTGAGATCGTCAACGCTACTTCAGAACAAACACCGAGGATTGTGGATTGGGGGCCGGAGTGGGACTCggcatctcagcctcatgagGCTGCCTCCTATTCCAACTTAGACCTGCACAAGGAACATTGTCATGACCAGGAGCTTGTGAAGAGGAACCACAGCCCAACCAAG aAGTCCCCGGAGCCTGGCTCTTCTAAAGTAAAAG TTAAGAACGCCATGCTAATCCCTGATGCTCAGAAGCTCTTGCGATGTGAACTAGAGTCTCTCAGGACCCAGTTGCAGGCTCAGACCAAG gctttTGAGTTCCTGAACCACTCTGTGaccatgctggagaaggagagctGCCTACAGCAGATCAAAATCCAGCAGCTTGAAG AAGTGTTGAGCCCCACAAGCCgccaaggagagaaggaaggccaGAAGTGGGGCACTGAGCAGAGTCGGCAGGAGCTGTATGGGGCCCTGGCCCAAGGTCTGCAGGGCTTGCAGAAGACTCTGAGGGACGGTGAGGAGATGCAACGGTCCCGCACGGCTCGCTGCCTACAGCTGCTGGCCCAGGAGATCCGGGACAG CAAGAAATTCCTGtgggaggagctggagctggTGCGGGAAGAAGTGACTTTCATCTATCAGAAGCTCC AAGCCCAGGAGGATGAGATCTCAGAGAACCTCTTGAATATCCAGAAGGTGCAGAAAACCCAGGTGAAGTGCCGGAAG GTTCTGACCAAGATGAAGCAGCAGGCATATGAGCCATCTTCATGGCCAGAGGCTGAGGAGGGCCCTTTGGAAAGCAGTGGCTGCTGGAAGGATGATTTACAGAAGGAGCTGAGTGACATATG GTCTGCTGTCCACAGTCTGCAGAGCTCCATCGATTGTCTTGCCTTGTCCGTGGGCACCAAGCCCAGAGCCTCCAGTCTCAGGG gctccAAGGAACACCGGTGCCTGAGTTCTCAGTATCCCTCCTGGGACTCCGATTCTGACTGGGAGAGACCTTTCAGCAAGAGTGGATCCTATCCTCCTGGTACAGACCCTCCTCAGCCTCTTACCATCCCTTACCATCTGGCCCCCTTGTGA
- the Ccdc159 gene encoding coiled-coil domain-containing protein 159 isoform X9, which produces MCDPLLAGLPRDPDYCVSHLRSPPSLSITSWPANQKRGSSSDRALDCMTRWSRTLEPEIVNATSEQTPRIVDWGPEWDSASQPHEAASYSNLDLHKEHCHDQELVKRNHSPTKKSPEPGSSKVKVKNAMLIPDAQKLLRCELESLRTQLQAQTKAFEFLNHSVTMLEKESCLQQIKIQQLEEVLSPTSRQGEKEGQKWGTEQSRQELYGALAQGLQGLQKTLRDGEEMQRSRTARCLQLLAQEIRDSKKFLWEELELVREEVTFIYQKLQAQEDEISENLLNIQKVQKTQVKCRKVLTKMKQQAYEPSSWPEAEEGPLESSGCWKDDLQKELSDIWSAVHSLQSSIDCLALSVGTKPRASSLRGSKEHRCLSSQYPSWDSDSDWERPFSKSGSYPPA; this is translated from the exons ATGTG CGACCCTCTTTTGGCTGGCCTGCCCCGGGACCCTGACTACTGTGTATCTCATCTCCGCTCACCTCCTTCACTCTCCATCACATCTTGGCCTGCCAACCAGAAGAGGG GGTCCTCCTCAGACAGGGCTTTGGACTGTATGACCCGCTGGTCCAGGACCTTGGAGCCTGAGATCGTCAACGCTACTTCAGAACAAACACCGAGGATTGTGGATTGGGGGCCGGAGTGGGACTCggcatctcagcctcatgagGCTGCCTCCTATTCCAACTTAGACCTGCACAAGGAACATTGTCATGACCAGGAGCTTGTGAAGAGGAACCACAGCCCAACCAAG aAGTCCCCGGAGCCTGGCTCTTCTAAAGTAAAAG TTAAGAACGCCATGCTAATCCCTGATGCTCAGAAGCTCTTGCGATGTGAACTAGAGTCTCTCAGGACCCAGTTGCAGGCTCAGACCAAG gctttTGAGTTCCTGAACCACTCTGTGaccatgctggagaaggagagctGCCTACAGCAGATCAAAATCCAGCAGCTTGAAG AAGTGTTGAGCCCCACAAGCCgccaaggagagaaggaaggccaGAAGTGGGGCACTGAGCAGAGTCGGCAGGAGCTGTATGGGGCCCTGGCCCAAGGTCTGCAGGGCTTGCAGAAGACTCTGAGGGACGGTGAGGAGATGCAACGGTCCCGCACGGCTCGCTGCCTACAGCTGCTGGCCCAGGAGATCCGGGACAG CAAGAAATTCCTGtgggaggagctggagctggTGCGGGAAGAAGTGACTTTCATCTATCAGAAGCTCC AAGCCCAGGAGGATGAGATCTCAGAGAACCTCTTGAATATCCAGAAGGTGCAGAAAACCCAGGTGAAGTGCCGGAAG GTTCTGACCAAGATGAAGCAGCAGGCATATGAGCCATCTTCATGGCCAGAGGCTGAGGAGGGCCCTTTGGAAAGCAGTGGCTGCTGGAAGGATGATTTACAGAAGGAGCTGAGTGACATATG GTCTGCTGTCCACAGTCTGCAGAGCTCCATCGATTGTCTTGCCTTGTCCGTGGGCACCAAGCCCAGAGCCTCCAGTCTCAGGG gctccAAGGAACACCGGTGCCTGAGTTCTCAGTATCCCTCCTGGGACTCCGATTCTGACTGGGAGAGACCTTTCAGCAAGAGTGGATCCTATCCTCCTG CTTGA
- the Ccdc159 gene encoding coiled-coil domain-containing protein 159 isoform X8 — translation MWASVVLSDPLLAGLPRDPDYCVSHLRSPPSLSITSWPANQKRGSSSDRALDCMTRWSRTLEPEIVNATSEQTPRIVDWGPEWDSASQPHEAASYSNLDLHKEHCHDQELVKRNHSPTKKSPEPGSSKVKVKNAMLIPDAQKLLRCELESLRTQLQAQTKAFEFLNHSVTMLEKESCLQQIKIQQLEEVLSPTSRQGEKEGQKWGTEQSRQELYGALAQGLQGLQKTLRDGEEMQRSRTARCLQLLAQEIRDSKKFLWEELELVREEVTFIYQKLQAQEDEISENLLNIQKVQKTQVKCRKVLTKMKQQAYEPSSWPEAEEGPLESSGCWKDDLQKELSDIWSAVHSLQSSIDCLALSVGTKPRASSLRGSKEHRCLSSQYPSWDSDSDWERPFSKSGSYPPA, via the exons ATGTG GGCATCCGTGGTCCTCAG CGACCCTCTTTTGGCTGGCCTGCCCCGGGACCCTGACTACTGTGTATCTCATCTCCGCTCACCTCCTTCACTCTCCATCACATCTTGGCCTGCCAACCAGAAGAGGG GGTCCTCCTCAGACAGGGCTTTGGACTGTATGACCCGCTGGTCCAGGACCTTGGAGCCTGAGATCGTCAACGCTACTTCAGAACAAACACCGAGGATTGTGGATTGGGGGCCGGAGTGGGACTCggcatctcagcctcatgagGCTGCCTCCTATTCCAACTTAGACCTGCACAAGGAACATTGTCATGACCAGGAGCTTGTGAAGAGGAACCACAGCCCAACCAAG aAGTCCCCGGAGCCTGGCTCTTCTAAAGTAAAAG TTAAGAACGCCATGCTAATCCCTGATGCTCAGAAGCTCTTGCGATGTGAACTAGAGTCTCTCAGGACCCAGTTGCAGGCTCAGACCAAG gctttTGAGTTCCTGAACCACTCTGTGaccatgctggagaaggagagctGCCTACAGCAGATCAAAATCCAGCAGCTTGAAG AAGTGTTGAGCCCCACAAGCCgccaaggagagaaggaaggccaGAAGTGGGGCACTGAGCAGAGTCGGCAGGAGCTGTATGGGGCCCTGGCCCAAGGTCTGCAGGGCTTGCAGAAGACTCTGAGGGACGGTGAGGAGATGCAACGGTCCCGCACGGCTCGCTGCCTACAGCTGCTGGCCCAGGAGATCCGGGACAG CAAGAAATTCCTGtgggaggagctggagctggTGCGGGAAGAAGTGACTTTCATCTATCAGAAGCTCC AAGCCCAGGAGGATGAGATCTCAGAGAACCTCTTGAATATCCAGAAGGTGCAGAAAACCCAGGTGAAGTGCCGGAAG GTTCTGACCAAGATGAAGCAGCAGGCATATGAGCCATCTTCATGGCCAGAGGCTGAGGAGGGCCCTTTGGAAAGCAGTGGCTGCTGGAAGGATGATTTACAGAAGGAGCTGAGTGACATATG GTCTGCTGTCCACAGTCTGCAGAGCTCCATCGATTGTCTTGCCTTGTCCGTGGGCACCAAGCCCAGAGCCTCCAGTCTCAGGG gctccAAGGAACACCGGTGCCTGAGTTCTCAGTATCCCTCCTGGGACTCCGATTCTGACTGGGAGAGACCTTTCAGCAAGAGTGGATCCTATCCTCCTG CTTGA
- the Ccdc159 gene encoding coiled-coil domain-containing protein 159 isoform X11, translating to MTRWSRTLEPEIVNATSEQTPRIVDWGPEWDSASQPHEAASYSNLDLHKEHCHDQELVKRNHSPTKKSPEPGSSKVKVKNAMLIPDAQKLLRCELESLRTQLQAQTKAFEFLNHSVTMLEKESCLQQIKIQQLEEVLSPTSRQGEKEGQKWGTEQSRQELYGALAQGLQGLQKTLRDGEEMQRSRTARCLQLLAQEIRDSKKFLWEELELVREEVTFIYQKLQAQEDEISENLLNIQKVQKTQVKCRKVLTKMKQQAYEPSSWPEAEEGPLESSGCWKDDLQKELSDIWSAVHSLQSSIDCLALSVGTKPRASSLRGSKEHRCLSSQYPSWDSDSDWERPFSKSGSYPPA from the exons ATGACCCGCTGGTCCAGGACCTTGGAGCCTGAGATCGTCAACGCTACTTCAGAACAAACACCGAGGATTGTGGATTGGGGGCCGGAGTGGGACTCggcatctcagcctcatgagGCTGCCTCCTATTCCAACTTAGACCTGCACAAGGAACATTGTCATGACCAGGAGCTTGTGAAGAGGAACCACAGCCCAACCAAG aAGTCCCCGGAGCCTGGCTCTTCTAAAGTAAAAG TTAAGAACGCCATGCTAATCCCTGATGCTCAGAAGCTCTTGCGATGTGAACTAGAGTCTCTCAGGACCCAGTTGCAGGCTCAGACCAAG gctttTGAGTTCCTGAACCACTCTGTGaccatgctggagaaggagagctGCCTACAGCAGATCAAAATCCAGCAGCTTGAAG AAGTGTTGAGCCCCACAAGCCgccaaggagagaaggaaggccaGAAGTGGGGCACTGAGCAGAGTCGGCAGGAGCTGTATGGGGCCCTGGCCCAAGGTCTGCAGGGCTTGCAGAAGACTCTGAGGGACGGTGAGGAGATGCAACGGTCCCGCACGGCTCGCTGCCTACAGCTGCTGGCCCAGGAGATCCGGGACAG CAAGAAATTCCTGtgggaggagctggagctggTGCGGGAAGAAGTGACTTTCATCTATCAGAAGCTCC AAGCCCAGGAGGATGAGATCTCAGAGAACCTCTTGAATATCCAGAAGGTGCAGAAAACCCAGGTGAAGTGCCGGAAG GTTCTGACCAAGATGAAGCAGCAGGCATATGAGCCATCTTCATGGCCAGAGGCTGAGGAGGGCCCTTTGGAAAGCAGTGGCTGCTGGAAGGATGATTTACAGAAGGAGCTGAGTGACATATG GTCTGCTGTCCACAGTCTGCAGAGCTCCATCGATTGTCTTGCCTTGTCCGTGGGCACCAAGCCCAGAGCCTCCAGTCTCAGGG gctccAAGGAACACCGGTGCCTGAGTTCTCAGTATCCCTCCTGGGACTCCGATTCTGACTGGGAGAGACCTTTCAGCAAGAGTGGATCCTATCCTCCTG CTTGA
- the Ccdc159 gene encoding coiled-coil domain-containing protein 159 isoform X12 has product MPPTQFCLNSWLGITRTRETTLILPSKLHQVKNAMLIPDAQKLLRCELESLRTQLQAQTKAFEFLNHSVTMLEKESCLQQIKIQQLEEVLSPTSRQGEKEGQKWGTEQSRQELYGALAQGLQGLQKTLRDGEEMQRSRTARCLQLLAQEIRDSKKFLWEELELVREEVTFIYQKLQAQEDEISENLLNIQKVQKTQVKCRKVLTKMKQQAYEPSSWPEAEEGPLESSGCWKDDLQKELSDICVSWGPVSLSPHRSAVHSLQSSIDCLALSVGTKPRASSLRGSKEHRCLSSQYPSWDSDSDWERPFSKSGSYPPGTDPPQPLTIPYHLAPL; this is encoded by the exons ATGCCCCCGACACAGTTTTGCCTGAATTCCTGGTTAGGGATAACCAGAACTCGAGAGACCACTCTTATCCTTCCCTCCAAACTGCATCAAG TTAAGAACGCCATGCTAATCCCTGATGCTCAGAAGCTCTTGCGATGTGAACTAGAGTCTCTCAGGACCCAGTTGCAGGCTCAGACCAAG gctttTGAGTTCCTGAACCACTCTGTGaccatgctggagaaggagagctGCCTACAGCAGATCAAAATCCAGCAGCTTGAAG AAGTGTTGAGCCCCACAAGCCgccaaggagagaaggaaggccaGAAGTGGGGCACTGAGCAGAGTCGGCAGGAGCTGTATGGGGCCCTGGCCCAAGGTCTGCAGGGCTTGCAGAAGACTCTGAGGGACGGTGAGGAGATGCAACGGTCCCGCACGGCTCGCTGCCTACAGCTGCTGGCCCAGGAGATCCGGGACAG CAAGAAATTCCTGtgggaggagctggagctggTGCGGGAAGAAGTGACTTTCATCTATCAGAAGCTCC AAGCCCAGGAGGATGAGATCTCAGAGAACCTCTTGAATATCCAGAAGGTGCAGAAAACCCAGGTGAAGTGCCGGAAG GTTCTGACCAAGATGAAGCAGCAGGCATATGAGCCATCTTCATGGCCAGAGGCTGAGGAGGGCCCTTTGGAAAGCAGTGGCTGCTGGAAGGATGATTTACAGAAGGAGCTGAGTGACATATG TGTCTCTTGGGGCCCCGTCTCTCTGTCCCCCCACAGGTCTGCTGTCCACAGTCTGCAGAGCTCCATCGATTGTCTTGCCTTGTCCGTGGGCACCAAGCCCAGAGCCTCCAGTCTCAGGG gctccAAGGAACACCGGTGCCTGAGTTCTCAGTATCCCTCCTGGGACTCCGATTCTGACTGGGAGAGACCTTTCAGCAAGAGTGGATCCTATCCTCCTGGTACAGACCCTCCTCAGCCTCTTACCATCCCTTACCATCTGGCCCCCTTGTGA